From a single Syngnathus typhle isolate RoL2023-S1 ecotype Sweden unplaced genomic scaffold, RoL_Styp_1.0 HiC_scaffold_36, whole genome shotgun sequence genomic region:
- the LOC133147248 gene encoding uncharacterized protein LOC133147248 isoform X1, whose protein sequence is MPLGFQQGEPVHQSIVSCAWRGQPSFISLLESGMDAELDFYTRKMLIQVRYCQQQKYVKLDEVDGCFDFVQFHDKVIERFCLPPDAKLVYKDATGTEVDEDIFSDLVSQGNVTLSVFSNDEFSDCSLSSPSDYSDSSFSSCASTSTILLDEVPRKKPRLEGPLTAASARKLIEDVLGTSSGGEEVLQEYHTTKTLTDATRRKLVNIIVAHMIDKHGQLPSKAVREEYALGIVTVFPSLKDPYSKKGYEHFYDAASSTGYISWRLKTIQRKIRRGHASTSSPTGFSPGGGGPNVRRSIVVDQQLDGDAYQEAISLLNHTTDSSVIFLKMRETFQNRQKLIHDSDKTRYLLHLPKIPGYKGIDESRLHTPV, encoded by the exons atgcccctgggctttcagcagggtgaacccgtgcatcaatcaatagtctcctgtgcgtggcgtggtcaaccgtcgtttatttcgctgctggaatcaggaatggatgcggagttggacttttacacgag aaaaatgttgatccaggttcggtattgccaacagcagaagtatgtgaagttggatgaggttgatggatgttttgattttgtgcagttccatgacaaag tcatcgagagattttgcctgccacctgacgcaaaattagtgtacaaagatgcaacagggacagaagttgatgaggacattttcagtgaccttgtcagccaaggcaatgtgactctatcagttttctcaaatgacg aattttccgattgctccttgtcctctccatccgattattctgattcaagcttcagttcatgtgcaagtacatcaactatactcctagatgaggttcctaggaagaaaccaagacttgagggcccacttactgcagcatctgctagaaag ttgattgaagatgtccttggtaccagctcaggtggtgaagaggtcctccaagagtatcacacaacaaaaactctaacagatgctaccagaagaaagttggtcaatataatagtggcacacatgattgataaacacgg gcaactccccagcaaagctgttcgagaagagtacgctcttgggatagtgacagtgttcccgtccctcaaagacccatactccaagaaaggctat gaacatttctatgatgctgcaagcagcaccggatacatttcttggcgtctgaaaacgattcagagaaagattcgaagaggacatgcatctacaagtagccccactggcttttccccaggaggag gaggcccaaatgtgcgcaggtccattgttgttgaccagcagcttgatggggatgcataccaggaagccatctccttgctcaaccatacaacagacagttccgtaatttttctgaagatgagagagacctttcagaatcgccaaaaactcatccacgactcagacaaaacaagatatcttctccatcttcccaagattcctggatacaaagggattg atgaatcaagacttcacactcctgtttga
- the LOC133147248 gene encoding uncharacterized protein LOC133147248 isoform X2: MPLGFQQGEPVHQSIVSCAWRGQPSFISLLESGMDAELDFYTRKMLIQVRYCQQQKYVKLDEVDGCFDFVQFHDKEFSDCSLSSPSDYSDSSFSSCASTSTILLDEVPRKKPRLEGPLTAASARKLIEDVLGTSSGGEEVLQEYHTTKTLTDATRRKLVNIIVAHMIDKHGQLPSKAVREEYALGIVTVFPSLKDPYSKKGYEHFYDAASSTGYISWRLKTIQRKIRRGHASTSSPTGFSPGGGGPNVRRSIVVDQQLDGDAYQEAISLLNHTTDSSVIFLKMRETFQNRQKLIHDSDKTRYLLHLPKIPGYKGIDESRLHTPV, translated from the exons atgcccctgggctttcagcagggtgaacccgtgcatcaatcaatagtctcctgtgcgtggcgtggtcaaccgtcgtttatttcgctgctggaatcaggaatggatgcggagttggacttttacacgag aaaaatgttgatccaggttcggtattgccaacagcagaagtatgtgaagttggatgaggttgatggatgttttgattttgtgcagttccatgacaaag aattttccgattgctccttgtcctctccatccgattattctgattcaagcttcagttcatgtgcaagtacatcaactatactcctagatgaggttcctaggaagaaaccaagacttgagggcccacttactgcagcatctgctagaaag ttgattgaagatgtccttggtaccagctcaggtggtgaagaggtcctccaagagtatcacacaacaaaaactctaacagatgctaccagaagaaagttggtcaatataatagtggcacacatgattgataaacacgg gcaactccccagcaaagctgttcgagaagagtacgctcttgggatagtgacagtgttcccgtccctcaaagacccatactccaagaaaggctat gaacatttctatgatgctgcaagcagcaccggatacatttcttggcgtctgaaaacgattcagagaaagattcgaagaggacatgcatctacaagtagccccactggcttttccccaggaggag gaggcccaaatgtgcgcaggtccattgttgttgaccagcagcttgatggggatgcataccaggaagccatctccttgctcaaccatacaacagacagttccgtaatttttctgaagatgagagagacctttcagaatcgccaaaaactcatccacgactcagacaaaacaagatatcttctccatcttcccaagattcctggatacaaagggattg atgaatcaagacttcacactcctgtttga
- the LOC133147248 gene encoding uncharacterized protein LOC133147248 isoform X3, whose translation MRSWTFTRVIERFCLPPDAKLVYKDATGTEVDEDIFSDLVSQGNVTLSVFSNDEFSDCSLSSPSDYSDSSFSSCASTSTILLDEVPRKKPRLEGPLTAASARKLIEDVLGTSSGGEEVLQEYHTTKTLTDATRRKLVNIIVAHMIDKHGQLPSKAVREEYALGIVTVFPSLKDPYSKKGYEHFYDAASSTGYISWRLKTIQRKIRRGHASTSSPTGFSPGGGGPNVRRSIVVDQQLDGDAYQEAISLLNHTTDSSVIFLKMRETFQNRQKLIHDSDKTRYLLHLPKIPGYKGIDESRLHTPV comes from the exons atgcggagttggacttttacacgag tcatcgagagattttgcctgccacctgacgcaaaattagtgtacaaagatgcaacagggacagaagttgatgaggacattttcagtgaccttgtcagccaaggcaatgtgactctatcagttttctcaaatgacg aattttccgattgctccttgtcctctccatccgattattctgattcaagcttcagttcatgtgcaagtacatcaactatactcctagatgaggttcctaggaagaaaccaagacttgagggcccacttactgcagcatctgctagaaag ttgattgaagatgtccttggtaccagctcaggtggtgaagaggtcctccaagagtatcacacaacaaaaactctaacagatgctaccagaagaaagttggtcaatataatagtggcacacatgattgataaacacgg gcaactccccagcaaagctgttcgagaagagtacgctcttgggatagtgacagtgttcccgtccctcaaagacccatactccaagaaaggctat gaacatttctatgatgctgcaagcagcaccggatacatttcttggcgtctgaaaacgattcagagaaagattcgaagaggacatgcatctacaagtagccccactggcttttccccaggaggag gaggcccaaatgtgcgcaggtccattgttgttgaccagcagcttgatggggatgcataccaggaagccatctccttgctcaaccatacaacagacagttccgtaatttttctgaagatgagagagacctttcagaatcgccaaaaactcatccacgactcagacaaaacaagatatcttctccatcttcccaagattcctggatacaaagggattg atgaatcaagacttcacactcctgtttga